One window from the genome of Hippoglossus hippoglossus isolate fHipHip1 chromosome 10, fHipHip1.pri, whole genome shotgun sequence encodes:
- the lrrtm2 gene encoding leucine-rich repeat transmembrane neuronal protein 2, producing MGFHSRWPLVGPAPAALCLCVISMLLVCQLPPASCTTCPQKCRCEDLQFYCDTQGLQAPPDGVDKGALGLSLRHNSITELSPDQFYGFGQLTWLHLDHNQITTVQEDAFQGLYKLKDLNLSSNRITKLPNTTFIHLINLQILDLSFNQMTALEPELFHGLRKLQILHLRSNLLRTTPVRAFWDCRSLEYLGLSSNRLRSLARNGFAGLIKLKELHLEHNQLTKINLAHFPRLVALQFLYLQWNKISNLTCGMEWSWTTLEKLDLTGNEIRVLTPDVFQTLPNLKILLLDNNKLSSLDPQVMDMWQSLGTVGLSSNLWECTKRICSLATWLSTFKGRWEHSILCHSPEYAQGEEILDAVYGFQLCQNFSAPVVQTISTTTDATTATEITSSLFGIMQPTPTQDYAEDFGSFTTVTTTTTTTQTPLTAQATTAALEEAAVTDDFSATDNTVMTHRVIIGTMALLFSFFFIIFVVYISRKCCPPTLRRIRHCSAIQNRRQMRTQQRQPMADLATQVPYNEYEPSHEEGALVIINGYGQCKCQQLPYKECEV from the coding sequence GTTTCCATTCAAGGTGGCCATTGGTGGGACCTGCACCAGCggctctgtgtctgtgtgtgatcaGCATGCTCCTAGTGTGCCAGCTGCCTCCTGCATCGTGCACAACCTGCCCTCAAAAATGCCGCTGTGAGGACCTGCAGTTCTACTGCGACACCCAGGGGCTTCAGGCACCCCCAGATGGCGTGGACAAGGGGGCCCTGGGGTTGTCACTACGTCACAACAGCATCACTGAGCTCAGCCCTGATCAGTTCTATGGATTCGGCCAGCTGACCTGGCTACACCTTGACCACAACCAGATTACCACTGTACAAGAGGATGCCTTTCAAGGGCTCTACAAGCTGAAGGACCTCAATCTGAGCTCTAATCGTATCACCAAGTTGCCCAACACAACCTTCATCCACCTCATCAACCTCCAGATACTGGACCTGTCCTTCAATCAGATGACTGCATTGGAACCAGAACTATTTCATGGACTGAGGAAGCTCCAGATACTCCACCTTCGTTCAAATTTACTTCGCACCACACCTGTTCGAGCATTCTGGGACTGTCGCAGCCTGGAATATCTGGGCCTGAGCAGCAACCGTCTAAGGAGTCTGGCACGGAATGGATTTGCTGGGCTCATTAAGCTTAAAGAGCTCCACTTGGAGCACAATCAGCTGACCAAGATCAACTTGGCCCATTTCCCTCGCCTTGTTGCTCTGCAGTTTCTATATCTGCAATGGAATAAAATCAGCAACCTAACATGTGGCATGGAGTGGAGCTGGACCACTTTAGAGAAGCTCGACCTCACAGGAAATGAAATTCGTGTCCTCACACCTGATGTGTTTCAAACGCTGCCAAATTTAAAGATTTTGCTGCTGGATAACAACAAACTAAGCAGTCTGGATCCCCAAGTCATGGATATGTGGCAGTCTCTGGGCACCGTTGGGCTGTCTAGCAACCTGTGGGAATGTACCAAAAGGATTTGCTCTCTGGCCACTTGGCTAAGCACCTTTAAGGGAAGGTGGGAACATTCCATTCTCTGCCATAGTCCTGAATATGCCCAAGGTGAGGAGATACTTGATGCGGTCTATGGATTCCAGCTTTGTCAGAATTTTTCAGCGCCAGTTGTTCAGACAATCAGTACAACCACAGACGCTACTACAGCTACAGAGATCACAAGCTCCCTGTTTGGAATTATGCAGCCGACCCCCACGCAGGACTATGCAGAGGATTTTGGGAGCTTTACCACAGTCACTACCACgacaaccacaacacaaacaccactCACTGCTCAAGCAACTACTGCTGCATTGGAAGAGGCAGCAGTAACGGATGACTTCTCGGCAACGGACAACACTGTTATGACTCATAGGGTTATAATTGGAACTATGGCCCTtctattttcattctttttcatcatttttgttgTGTATATCTCACGGAAGTGCTGCCCTCCCACCCTGCGCCGGATACGCCACTGTTCGGCCATACAGAACCGCAGACAGATGAGGACCCAGCAGCGGCAGCCTATGGCAGATCTAGCAACACAGGTACCCTATAATGAATATGAGCCCAGCCATGAAGAAGGGGCACTCGTGATCATCAATGGCTATGGGCAGTGCAAGTGTCAGCAACTGCCTTACAAAGAGTGTGAAGTATGA